One Granulicella sp. 5B5 DNA window includes the following coding sequences:
- a CDS encoding PIN domain-containing protein, which produces MFTNDTNILVYSIDATDLPKHLTAKRIVQAHTIRRYPVMLQSLSELYFATTRKSLLSNADASQIVTRTLSISPVIPYDSSDVAAAMRLHDLHKIQFFDALLLATAARSGCTTLFSEDFQHNRAYGTITVRNPFLLSPAELDALLD; this is translated from the coding sequence ATGTTCACGAACGATACGAACATCCTGGTCTATTCCATCGACGCCACCGATTTGCCGAAGCATCTCACCGCGAAACGAATTGTCCAAGCCCATACGATTCGTCGATATCCAGTGATGCTGCAGTCCTTGTCAGAGCTGTACTTCGCCACAACTCGAAAATCCCTGCTCTCAAATGCTGATGCGTCACAGATCGTCACCAGAACGCTTTCGATCTCACCAGTAATCCCTTACGACTCCAGCGATGTTGCCGCAGCGATGCGTCTCCACGACCTGCACAAGATTCAGTTCTTCGACGCCCTCCTCCTCGCCACCGCCGCCCGCTCCGGCTGCACCACACTTTTCAGCGAAGACTTCCAGCACAACCGTGCGTACGGCACCATCACCGTCCGCAACCCCTTCCTCCTGTCGCCCGCCGAACTCGACGCACTCCTCGATTAA
- a CDS encoding membrane-associated protein — protein MTHGLATLVALAAPAAHHGNPVMHFFFKFGLAGLPIISAVDSSFVPLPVPGVTDIMIILYAAGHANVFLLVGLATLGSAIGGFLSHAAGRAGGMAFLEKHVPARILKPASAWMEHHAILAVALPALLPPPMPLSPFVLVAGAVHMSRRTFMTAFTLSRLVRHALAAWIGVYYGRHVLHLWNRFSARWGATVLTVIWTLIILFTAIAIWRLYKASREMKHASTVSA, from the coding sequence ATGACCCACGGCCTCGCCACTCTCGTCGCTCTTGCCGCCCCCGCCGCTCACCACGGCAACCCCGTCATGCACTTCTTCTTCAAGTTCGGCCTCGCCGGCCTCCCCATCATCTCCGCGGTCGACAGCTCCTTCGTCCCGCTCCCTGTCCCCGGCGTCACCGACATCATGATCATCCTCTATGCCGCCGGCCACGCCAACGTCTTCCTCCTCGTCGGCCTCGCCACCCTCGGCTCCGCCATCGGAGGCTTCCTCTCGCACGCCGCAGGCCGCGCCGGCGGCATGGCGTTCCTTGAAAAACACGTCCCCGCCCGCATCCTCAAACCAGCCTCAGCCTGGATGGAACACCACGCCATCCTCGCCGTTGCCTTGCCCGCGCTGCTGCCGCCGCCCATGCCGCTCTCGCCCTTCGTCCTCGTCGCCGGAGCGGTCCACATGTCCCGCCGAACCTTCATGACGGCCTTCACCCTCAGTCGCCTCGTCCGTCACGCCCTCGCCGCCTGGATCGGCGTCTACTACGGCCGCCACGTCCTCCATCTCTGGAACCGCTTCTCCGCCCGCTGGGGCGCCACCGTCCTCACCGTCATCTGGACGCTCATCATCCTCTTCACCGCCATCGCCATCTGGCGCCTCTACAAGGCCTCCCGCGAGATGAAACACGCCTCCACCGTCTCCGCATAG
- a CDS encoding beta-ketoacyl-ACP synthase III, which produces MSLSLKPRNSVRAKISAVGAYVPPRLLTNADLEKMVETNDEWIQTRTGIRERHIVEPGTATSDLAVEAARICLANRGIHPSELDAIIVATVTPDMLFPATACIVQAKLGAPNAWGFDLSAACSGYLYALQIGAKLIESGAQKKVLIIGADVMSSIVDYTDRSTCILFGDGAGATLLEPCEPGEIGLIDYVHEVDGTGAASLNMPAGGSLHPATHATIDARQHYVHQDGGSVYKVAVRKMAELTECVLKRNDITGADLDCFIPHQANRRIIEATADRLGMPLERVVINIDRYGNTTAATIPLAMDTAIKENRIKKGDLVMLASFGGGYTIGSTLLRWEF; this is translated from the coding sequence TTGAGTCTGTCGTTGAAGCCCAGGAACTCCGTCCGCGCCAAGATCTCAGCCGTCGGAGCCTACGTCCCTCCCCGCCTGCTCACCAACGCTGACCTCGAGAAGATGGTCGAGACCAACGACGAGTGGATTCAGACCCGCACCGGCATCCGCGAGCGCCACATCGTTGAGCCCGGCACCGCCACCAGCGATCTCGCCGTCGAAGCCGCCAGGATCTGCCTCGCCAACCGCGGCATCCACCCCTCCGAGCTCGACGCCATCATCGTCGCCACCGTCACCCCGGACATGCTCTTCCCCGCCACCGCCTGTATCGTCCAGGCCAAGCTCGGCGCGCCCAACGCCTGGGGATTCGACCTCTCCGCCGCCTGCTCCGGCTACCTCTACGCCCTCCAGATCGGCGCCAAGCTCATCGAGTCCGGCGCCCAGAAGAAGGTCCTCATCATCGGTGCCGATGTCATGAGCTCCATCGTCGACTACACCGACCGCTCCACCTGCATCCTCTTCGGCGACGGCGCCGGCGCAACCCTGCTAGAGCCCTGCGAACCCGGCGAGATCGGCCTCATCGACTACGTCCACGAGGTCGACGGCACCGGTGCAGCCTCCCTCAACATGCCCGCCGGCGGCAGCCTCCACCCCGCCACCCATGCCACCATCGACGCCCGCCAGCACTACGTCCACCAGGACGGCGGCTCCGTCTACAAGGTTGCCGTCCGCAAAATGGCCGAGCTCACCGAGTGCGTCCTCAAGCGCAACGACATCACCGGTGCCGACCTCGACTGCTTCATCCCCCACCAGGCCAACCGCCGCATCATCGAGGCAACCGCCGACCGTCTCGGCATGCCCCTCGAACGCGTCGTCATCAACATCGACCGCTACGGCAACACCACCGCCGCAACCATCCCCCTCGCCATGGACACCGCGATCAAGGAAAACCGCATCAAGAAGGGCGACCTCGTCATGCTCGCCAGCTTCGGCGGCGGCTACACCATCGGCTCCACTCTCCTCCGCTGGGAGTTCTAA